From one Syntrophorhabdaceae bacterium genomic stretch:
- a CDS encoding 2Fe-2S iron-sulfur cluster-binding protein, whose amino-acid sequence MVEFKINGRKVQGEKGETILDVAKREGYYIPTLCYHEKLGSDGRCRLCIVEVQRGNRRRFVTSCLFPIENNIDVYTDSKDVILIRKTILELLLARCPGSEIIQHLAAEYDVTETRYTKDIDKGKCILCGQCIRTCESIVGVSALCMSGKGPAKKVTTPFDEPSDVCIGCGACAVVCPTGHIYIEDRGGYRTIWRKKFELARCPQCNRLHAPIEQLEFISKKTGVNIDELMICQNCK is encoded by the coding sequence ATGGTAGAATTCAAGATAAACGGCAGAAAGGTTCAGGGGGAAAAGGGTGAAACAATCCTTGATGTGGCAAAAAGGGAAGGGTATTATATACCGACTTTATGCTATCATGAAAAACTTGGCTCGGATGGGAGATGTCGTCTATGTATAGTTGAGGTTCAAAGGGGTAACAGGAGGCGATTCGTCACCTCATGTCTTTTTCCTATAGAAAATAATATTGATGTCTATACAGATTCAAAAGATGTGATACTGATAAGAAAGACAATTCTTGAGCTCCTTTTAGCCCGTTGTCCTGGGTCAGAAATTATTCAGCATTTAGCTGCGGAATATGATGTCACGGAAACAAGATATACAAAGGATATTGACAAAGGAAAATGTATATTATGTGGTCAGTGTATAAGGACATGCGAATCTATTGTTGGTGTGTCAGCGCTTTGTATGAGTGGAAAGGGTCCTGCAAAAAAAGTAACAACACCTTTTGATGAACCATCAGATGTATGTATAGGGTGCGGGGCATGTGCTGTAGTATGTCCAACAGGTCATATATATATAGAAGACAGAGGTGGCTATAGGACTATATGGAGAAAAAAGTTTGAGCTTGCTAGGTGTCCACAATGCAACAGATTACACGCCCCTATTGAACAGCTTGAATTTATATCCAAAAAGACCGGGGTTAATATAGATGAGCTAATGATCTGTCAGAATTGTAAATAG
- a CDS encoding DUF4115 domain-containing protein produces the protein MINHYLGKSPEISNTDNEKGQIIAEKECLDKDKDVFNDPHIDEVDIHETNFLEENFSDNIYSFDLKKIGTILKFEREKKGLTINEISDIMKVRRYIIDAIENGIWERLPHEIYVKGYIKEYAGILKIRDAILPYFNIPNRKKPEIDIAEEDKKSLNKRVKFTVKRNRFLSRATFIYSLIVLFMITGFIIFNFKQEKVDNSRLEKAIQFSNNIEGIKQEKHATVLTTNKKLFITCHERTWLSIIMDGNEKKEFMLNPGEVMILNAKERFDILVGNAGGIKFILNGKDVDFSGISGQVKKITL, from the coding sequence TTGATCAATCATTATTTAGGTAAATCACCCGAAATCTCCAATACAGACAATGAAAAAGGACAAATTATTGCCGAAAAGGAATGTTTAGATAAAGATAAAGATGTCTTCAATGATCCTCATATAGATGAGGTTGATATTCATGAAACAAATTTTTTAGAAGAAAACTTTTCAGATAATATATATTCTTTTGATTTAAAAAAGATAGGAACAATACTTAAATTTGAGAGAGAGAAAAAAGGCCTAACTATAAATGAAATATCAGATATTATGAAAGTAAGAAGATATATAATCGACGCAATAGAAAATGGCATATGGGAAAGACTTCCCCATGAGATATATGTTAAAGGCTATATAAAGGAGTATGCAGGTATCTTAAAGATAAGAGATGCTATCTTACCTTATTTTAATATCCCCAATAGAAAAAAACCAGAAATAGATATCGCTGAAGAAGATAAAAAAAGCCTGAATAAGAGAGTAAAATTTACTGTAAAAAGGAATCGATTTTTATCAAGGGCTACTTTTATATATTCTCTAATTGTACTTTTTATGATAACAGGATTTATTATTTTTAATTTTAAACAGGAAAAGGTGGATAATTCAAGATTGGAAAAGGCAATACAATTCTCCAATAATATAGAGGGTATAAAACAAGAAAAACATGCCACTGTTTTAACCACAAATAAAAAACTCTTTATTACCTGTCATGAAAGGACATGGTTAAGTATTATAATGGATGGAAATGAAAAAAAGGAATTTATGTTAAATCCAGGCGAAGTAATGATTTTGAACGCCAAAGAGAGGTTTGACATACTCGTTGGTAATGCAGGCGGTATCAAATTTATATTAAATGGCAAAGATGTAGATTTTTCTGGGATAAGCGGTCAGGTCAAAAAAATAACACTTTGA